Below is a genomic region from Actinoallomurus bryophytorum.
AGCAGCACCCGTCCGCGGCCGGGTTCCAGGGTGAACGTCACCAGCCCGGTGCGCTGGCTCCATTCGCTGGTGATGGTGAGGATGCCCAGCACGGGGAGCAGGATCTTCTGGGGCGTCTGGGTGAAGTCGACGAACCTGTCGTAGGTGAGGTCCTTGGGAGCGGCGGTCACGAGCATCACGGCCACCACCAGCGGCGTGGTCGCGATGATGGCGACCAGCAGCCATCTGCCGGACCGGGTGTCGGTGAGTTTGCGGAGCTCGGCCTTGAAAAGGCGGGCGAACGGTACGCCGGGGCGCCCGGTCGCGATCGCCGGCCGGTCTGCGTGGTCTGTCAGATTCGCGGTCATCGTCGCGCTCGTTCCTGTGAGTTCTCTCGTGAGTGGTCGGCCGTCAGCCGCAGGAACATGTCCTCCAGGCCGGCCCCCTCCGCCGGGCGCAACTCGACCAGCACGACCCCGGCGGCGCTCGCCGCGCCGGCGACCTGGTCGGCCGGCGCCTGGGTGAGGTAGCCGCCGTCGGCGGCGGAGGTGAAGGCGATGCCGGCGTCCGTCAGCGCCGTGGCCAGCCGCTGGTCGTCGACGCCTCGCACCAAGGTGCCGCCGGAGGCCAGCAGCTCCTGCTTGGCGCCCTGCGCGACGATCCGTCCGCGGCCGATCACGACCAGCTCGTCGGCGATGACCTCGACCTCGCGCAACAGGTGCGAGGACAGCAGGACGCTGCCCCCGTCGTCGGCGAATCCTCGCAGCAGACCCCGCATCCAGTGGATGCCCGCCGGGTCGAGCCCGTTGGCCGGTTCGTCGAGGATCAGCACCCGCGGATCCCCGAGCAGGGCCTGTCCCACGCCGAGGCGCTGCCGCATCCCCAGCGAGTACGTGCCGGTACGGCGCCGCGCCTCGGCCGGGGTGAGAGCGACGAGGTCGAGGATCTCGTCGACCCGGTCGAGGTCCACACCCATCACGGTCGCCGCGAGGGTGAGGGCCTCGCGGCCGGTACGGCCCGGGTGCTGCGCCGACGCGTCCAGCAGGACACCGACGTGCCGGCCCGGGTTGGGCAGCCGCCGGTAGCCGAGACCGAGGACGGTGCACCATCCGGCCGACGGCGGGGTGAGGCCGACCATCATCCGCATGGTCGTCGACTTGCCCGCTCCGTTGGGGCCGAGGAACCCGGTGATCACCCCCGGCCGGACGGCGAAGCTCACGTCCTCCACGGCCGTGTGGGCGCCGTAGGTCTTCGTCAGCCCGCTGACCTCGATCGCGTAGCCATGCTCGGTGTCATGCGTTCGGCTCATCACCCGCTCATCGTCGGCCCCGGCGTTCTGCCGGGCGTCCGTCACCGGGCGACGCGTGACCTACGCAGATCCACGTAGGCGGGTCTCAGTCCGCGAGTCCGGACTGGTAGGCGAAGACGACCAGCTGGGCCCGGTCACGCGCGCCGAGTTTGATCATCGCGCGGCTGACATGGGTGCGTGCCGTCGCGGGGCTGATCACGAGCCGGTCGGCTATCTCGTCGTTGCTCAGGCCCTCCGCGGCGAGGACGACGATCTCACGTTCCCGTTCGGTGAGGGCGGGCAGGTTCGGGTGCGGTCGCGTCGGGCGGGGTGACTTCGAGACGAACTCCCGGATCACCTTGCGGGTCACCGACGGCGACATGAGGGCGCCCCCCTCGACGACGGCCCGGATCGCGCGCAGGAGTTCGGCGGGTTTGGTGTCCTTGAGCAGGAAGCCGCTGGCGCCGTGGCGCAGAGCGTCGAAGACGTACTCGTCGCGCTCGAACGTGGTGAGGACGATGACCTTGGTCTCGGCCAGGTCCGGGTCGCCGGTGATCCGCCGGGTCGCGGCGAGCCCGTCGATGCCGGGCATGCGGATGTCCATGAGGATGACGTCCGGCCGTTCACGCCGCGCCGCGGCCAGTGCGGCCAGACCGTCGGCGGCCTCTCCGGCGCAGGACATCCCGTCCTCGTTCTCGATCAGGGTGCGCAGGCCGAGCCGTACGAGCTCCTGGTCGTCGACGATGAGTACCGTGATCATGAGGGGCCTCCGGTCGGGAGCCGGGCGCGGACTTCGAAACCGTCGTCGGGCGATGGTCCGGCGGTGAACTCTCCGCCGAGCGCCAGTACGCGCTCGCGCATGCCGGAGATTCCGGACCCGCCCTCGCCGGGGGAGTAGTCGGTCACGGTGTTGGAGACGGTGATGAGCACGCCGCCGGGCTCGTACCGGATGCCGACCGTGGCCTGCTCGGCTCCGCTGTGCCGCAGCACGTTGGTCAACGACTCCTGGATGATCCGGTAACCGGTCAGGTCGACCGCGACGGGAAGGGCGGCGACGGGCTCGCCGGAGTTCTCCAGACGTACGTACACGCCGGCCTCGGCCATCCGCCGCCGCAGCTCGTCCAGCCGGGCCAGGCTCGGCACGGGCGATCGTTCGGCCTCGGTGCCGGCCCGGCGGACCATCGCGAGCGTCGCCCGCAGCTCGTCGAGAGCCTCGCTGCTGGTACGGCTGATGGCCTCCAGCGCCACCTCCGCCTGATCGGGTTTCTTGGCGAGTACGTGCAGGGCCACGTCCGCCTGCATCTTGATCGCCGCCAGGCCGTGTCCCACGATGTCGTGGACCTCTTGGGCGACCCGTAGCCGCTCGTCGTCGACGCTCTGCCGGATCGCCTCCGCCCTCGCACGGACGGCCATCTCCCGCCGCGTCCGGAGGGCGAACCCCAGGGAGAACGGCACGAACACCCACGCCGAGACGTCGACCACTCCGAAGAGGCCGAGCCGGTGGCTGTGGACGAGCAGGTGCGTCAGCGTCATCGCGAGCGCGGCCAGCGAGTACGGCACGGCCCTGTTCAGCGGCGCGTGCCGTGCCGCAGAGTAGACCGCGAGCATGAACGAGATCAGGATCGGCCCGTAGGCGTACCCGAGGACCAGATACGACCAAGTGCAGAGGGCCACCACCGCGAGCACGGCCTGTGGCCACCGGCGGCGTACGGCCAGGACCACGGCGGCCGTCACCACGAGTACATAGCCGCGAACGTCGATGGGCACCTCGGCCCGCGACGGGCTACCGGCGAACGTGGTGCCGACGACACCGCCCAAGGTGAGCAGGGCCGCCAGCACGCCGTCGCCGAACAGGGGCCTGGCGTGCTTCACGCGTTCCACACTTTCATCGTCGGCATCCTCTCAGCTCCGGCCGGCTCGCGGCCCCGAGCGCGCCTACGCGAATTCGCGTAGCTCGGGGGCCGCTCGGTGACGGACGTCAGCTGGATCATCGAGACCGACGATGAGTGCCCTGCCAGAGGCCACAGGACGTTTCAGCATCCTTTTAAGGGACGGCCGTTCAAGAGGTTCGAGTAGGACCATATGTTCGATGGGCGGTGTCGCCCGTCTGGCTGTTCCGGGCCTGCGGCCTTCCGTTGACGGTACGTACAGGTGGTCGTTGTGGAGTTGCGCGATATCAGAACGTTCTTGGCGGTGTCGGAGGAGTTGCACTT
It encodes:
- a CDS encoding ATP-binding cassette domain-containing protein — encoded protein: MSRTHDTEHGYAIEVSGLTKTYGAHTAVEDVSFAVRPGVITGFLGPNGAGKSTTMRMMVGLTPPSAGWCTVLGLGYRRLPNPGRHVGVLLDASAQHPGRTGREALTLAATVMGVDLDRVDEILDLVALTPAEARRRTGTYSLGMRQRLGVGQALLGDPRVLILDEPANGLDPAGIHWMRGLLRGFADDGGSVLLSSHLLREVEVIADELVVIGRGRIVAQGAKQELLASGGTLVRGVDDQRLATALTDAGIAFTSAADGGYLTQAPADQVAGAASAAGVVLVELRPAEGAGLEDMFLRLTADHSRENSQERARR
- a CDS encoding sensor histidine kinase, which codes for MERVKHARPLFGDGVLAALLTLGGVVGTTFAGSPSRAEVPIDVRGYVLVVTAAVVLAVRRRWPQAVLAVVALCTWSYLVLGYAYGPILISFMLAVYSAARHAPLNRAVPYSLAALAMTLTHLLVHSHRLGLFGVVDVSAWVFVPFSLGFALRTRREMAVRARAEAIRQSVDDERLRVAQEVHDIVGHGLAAIKMQADVALHVLAKKPDQAEVALEAISRTSSEALDELRATLAMVRRAGTEAERSPVPSLARLDELRRRMAEAGVYVRLENSGEPVAALPVAVDLTGYRIIQESLTNVLRHSGAEQATVGIRYEPGGVLITVSNTVTDYSPGEGGSGISGMRERVLALGGEFTAGPSPDDGFEVRARLPTGGPS
- a CDS encoding response regulator, which translates into the protein MITVLIVDDQELVRLGLRTLIENEDGMSCAGEAADGLAALAAARRERPDVILMDIRMPGIDGLAATRRITGDPDLAETKVIVLTTFERDEYVFDALRHGASGFLLKDTKPAELLRAIRAVVEGGALMSPSVTRKVIREFVSKSPRPTRPHPNLPALTEREREIVVLAAEGLSNDEIADRLVISPATARTHVSRAMIKLGARDRAQLVVFAYQSGLAD